A part of Actinobaculum sp. 313 genomic DNA contains:
- a CDS encoding universal stress protein, with protein MVQDPAVALVKETESADILYVGARGLGAIRRFLLGSVSNKVAAYGKCPVVVVRHAPVNENGPVVVGMDPDEGSPAAIDFAYRQARARGVALRVIQARQHAAANVNRVPEGALREAIRSGVASLESSGKEAFNSFDADYPDVHATLDIVSGHAVDALLAASEDASLLVVGNHGRNALAMLGSVSSGVLHGGAAVVAVVPAE; from the coding sequence TTGGTTCAAGACCCTGCGGTTGCACTCGTAAAGGAAACGGAAAGCGCGGATATTCTATATGTCGGCGCCCGCGGGCTGGGTGCCATTCGGCGCTTTCTCCTCGGATCCGTATCGAATAAGGTGGCGGCTTACGGGAAATGTCCCGTTGTGGTAGTACGCCACGCCCCGGTCAACGAAAACGGTCCGGTCGTCGTGGGCATGGACCCGGATGAGGGTTCCCCCGCGGCGATCGATTTCGCATACCGCCAAGCTCGGGCCCGCGGCGTGGCACTGCGTGTGATTCAGGCCCGGCAACACGCAGCGGCGAATGTCAATCGGGTACCGGAAGGTGCACTGCGCGAAGCGATCCGCAGCGGTGTTGCGAGCTTGGAGTCTAGCGGCAAGGAAGCCTTCAATAGCTTTGATGCTGACTACCCGGATGTACATGCCACGCTGGACATTGTCTCCGGCCATGCGGTAGATGCCCTCTTGGCCGCGTCCGAAGACGCCAGCCTGCTGGTCGTGGGCAATCATGGCCGCAACGCTCTGGCGATGCTCGGTTCAGTCAGTTCCGGTGTTCTGCATGGCGGGGCAGCGGTAGTGGCGGTGGTGCCGGCTGAATAA
- a CDS encoding histidinol-phosphate transaminase, which yields MVTRLPIRAEFADEAPYGAPQLDVPVTLNVNENPYPPDAELLADIAAAARDAALRLNRYPDRDFMALRQDLADYLAEESGVRVSAAQIWAANGSNEVMLHLLQAFAGPGRCVLSFAPTYSMYPEYARDTFSRWVVGPRREDFTIDVNSARQTITRERPAVILLASPNNPTGTALSRSELEGILDAAVASGPDDGGSEQASSLVVVDEAYAEFRRDGAPSAMELLAQYPHMVVTRTMSKAFGAAGLRLGYLAASQEVVDAVTVVRLPYHLSAVTQAVARAALAHRAPLRRQVAEIRVARDALAQELRVRGLRVAPSDANYLLFGTFPDRHAVWQALLERGVLIREVGPEGWLRVSIGTPEENAAFLVALGEAM from the coding sequence ATTGTGACACGACTTCCTATCCGTGCGGAATTTGCCGATGAGGCTCCTTACGGTGCGCCGCAACTCGACGTCCCGGTGACGCTGAACGTCAATGAAAACCCGTATCCGCCCGACGCGGAGCTTCTCGCTGACATTGCCGCTGCTGCCCGCGACGCGGCGTTACGTCTGAATCGCTACCCGGATCGTGACTTCATGGCGTTGCGGCAGGACCTGGCGGATTATCTGGCGGAGGAGTCCGGTGTTCGTGTGTCGGCGGCGCAGATCTGGGCGGCGAACGGCTCCAACGAGGTTATGCTGCACCTGCTGCAGGCCTTCGCCGGACCGGGGCGTTGTGTTCTTTCTTTTGCGCCGACGTACTCCATGTACCCGGAGTACGCACGGGATACCTTCTCGCGGTGGGTTGTGGGACCGCGGCGGGAGGATTTCACCATTGATGTGAATTCTGCCCGGCAGACCATTACGAGGGAACGACCCGCAGTGATACTTCTGGCCAGCCCGAATAATCCGACGGGCACGGCATTGAGCCGTAGCGAATTGGAGGGGATCCTCGACGCCGCAGTGGCTAGTGGCCCGGACGACGGCGGTTCCGAGCAAGCGTCCAGCCTTGTCGTGGTTGACGAGGCCTACGCCGAGTTTCGGCGAGACGGGGCCCCTTCGGCGATGGAATTGCTGGCGCAGTATCCGCATATGGTGGTGACGCGGACGATGTCGAAGGCGTTTGGTGCGGCGGGGCTGCGTCTGGGATATCTAGCTGCTAGCCAGGAGGTGGTTGACGCGGTGACCGTGGTGCGCCTGCCCTACCACCTGTCGGCGGTGACACAGGCCGTGGCGCGCGCCGCGTTGGCGCATCGGGCCCCACTGCGCCGACAGGTGGCGGAAATACGCGTGGCTCGCGATGCCTTGGCACAGGAGTTGCGCGTTCGCGGACTGCGTGTTGCGCCGTCGGATGCCAACTATCTTCTGTTTGGAACCTTCCCTGATCGGCATGCTGTGTGGCAAGCTCTACTTGAACGCGGTGTGCTGATCCGCGAAGTCGGCCCGGAAGGGTGGCTGCGTGTCAGTATTGGCACGCCGGAAGAGAACGCTGCCTTCCTGGTGGCGCTGGGAGAGGCAATGTAA
- the hisB gene encoding imidazoleglycerol-phosphate dehydratase HisB has product MGEQRVGRIERETSESRIRLELNLDGHGESDITTGVPFYDHMLTALSRHSLIDLSVHAEGDIAVDVHHTVEDTAICLGEALRQALGDKRGIRRFGDALVPLDEALARAVVDISGRPYLVHDGEPEGQQYHLIGGHFTGAMTRHVFEAIAFHSGICLHLDVLRGRDPHHIVEAQFKAFARALRGAVEYDPRVSGIPSTKGAL; this is encoded by the coding sequence ATGGGAGAACAACGAGTTGGCCGCATTGAGCGGGAGACCTCGGAAAGCAGGATCCGGCTCGAGCTGAACCTCGATGGGCACGGGGAGTCCGACATCACAACCGGAGTGCCGTTCTACGACCATATGCTCACGGCGCTGTCACGGCACTCCCTTATTGATCTCTCGGTACATGCGGAGGGTGACATCGCGGTGGATGTGCACCACACGGTTGAAGATACCGCCATTTGTTTAGGTGAGGCACTGCGGCAGGCGTTGGGCGACAAACGAGGAATTCGGCGCTTCGGCGACGCCCTGGTGCCACTTGACGAGGCGCTCGCTCGCGCCGTTGTGGATATCTCCGGGCGACCGTACCTGGTTCACGACGGCGAACCGGAAGGCCAGCAGTATCACTTGATTGGCGGGCACTTCACGGGGGCGATGACTCGCCACGTGTTCGAGGCCATTGCCTTTCACTCTGGCATCTGCCTGCACCTTGACGTGCTGCGCGGCCGCGACCCGCACCACATCGTAGAAGCACAATTCAAGGCATTTGCGCGGGCGTTGCGAGGCGCGGTCGAATACGATCCACGCGTATCGGGCATTCCCTCCACGAAGGGTGCGCTCTAA
- the hisH gene encoding imidazole glycerol phosphate synthase subunit HisH: protein MKKIAVLAAGTGNVRSVVRAVEHVGADVELTADPDVVMAADGLIVPGVGAFAAVMEKLRGVGAHRLIERRVAGGRGVLGICVGLQVMFTRSTERGEHEGLGQWPGSVDRLPARIVPHMGWSPVDVAEGSRLFSGVEDQRFYFVHSYAVQEDPGAQMSDALARPNVTWAEHGARFVAAVEDGPLCATQFHPEKSSEAGAVLLRNWLGTL, encoded by the coding sequence GTGAAGAAGATTGCTGTTCTTGCTGCGGGCACGGGCAATGTGCGTTCCGTTGTTCGCGCGGTGGAACACGTGGGCGCTGATGTCGAACTCACGGCGGACCCCGATGTGGTGATGGCCGCAGACGGCCTCATCGTTCCCGGTGTGGGCGCCTTCGCCGCAGTGATGGAGAAACTGCGTGGCGTTGGCGCGCACCGCCTTATTGAGCGGCGTGTAGCGGGAGGACGGGGCGTTCTCGGAATATGCGTGGGACTGCAGGTGATGTTCACGCGCAGCACGGAACGCGGTGAACACGAAGGTTTGGGCCAGTGGCCCGGGTCAGTGGACCGCCTTCCGGCACGAATCGTTCCCCATATGGGCTGGTCACCGGTGGATGTGGCAGAAGGGTCCCGCCTCTTCTCCGGGGTGGAGGATCAGCGCTTCTATTTCGTTCATTCATACGCGGTCCAGGAAGATCCCGGAGCGCAGATGAGCGATGCCCTTGCCAGACCGAACGTCACCTGGGCGGAACATGGCGCCCGCTTCGTTGCGGCGGTGGAAGATGGCCCGCTTTGCGCTACACAGTTTCACCCGGAGAAGTCGAGTGAGGCGGGCGCGGTGTTGTTGCGGAATTGGCTGGGAACCTTGTGA